The genomic interval GTTTGACGCTCATCATCCCCTCCCTCCTGTCCGAAATTAGCATTTTCCCAGACAGGGTAACTTTTGGGTTCGGGAGGGTCAAAATTCACTGCAACTTCCGGGTCAAATTTGCCTGCAACTTTACACTTTGGGAATTTGATTGTATCTGCATCATGCGGGGTAATAAGACCTTGCTGTACCGCTTGCTTCAGTCCTATTTTTACATCATGCGGATGCATATTACCCTCCGCCAGCATATCTTTTATCGTGCGCAGCGGGGTAGTAACCCAATAGCCTTGAAATTTGCTGATGTCGGATTGGGGAAGCTTTGCTCGGTGAAGCACAAGAATCGGAGGAAGTTTATTATGCTTTCTGAACGAAGGCGGAACGGTCATGTATATCTTGGCCGGGTTTACATCCGTAAGGTCATATAGCGAAAGCGCGGTTTCGTGGGAGTAGACGCCCTGAATGATGCCCTTTCTGTCTGCAGACCACAGCGACCACATAACAAGGTCAGGACGGTCTGCCAGCGGGAATTTGGCAAGCCGGTATATCCCGCGTTTGGCCCGAATCCATTCGCCTGTC from Elusimicrobiales bacterium carries:
- a CDS encoding type IV toxin-antitoxin system AbiEi family antitoxin domain-containing protein, translated to MPKDREAAEKLFNTAEQQQGYFTQKQALLAGYSRNASYFYAKTGEWIRAKRGIYRLAKFPLADRPDLVMWSLWSADRKGIIQGVYSHETALSLYDLTDVNPAKIYMTVPPSFRKHNKLPPILVLHRAKLPQSDISKFQGYWVTTPLRTIKDMLAEGNMHPHDVKIGLKQAVQQGLITPHDADTIKFPKCKVAGKFDPEVAVNFDPPEPKSYPVWENANFGQEGGDDERQT